One window from the genome of Brachyspira sp. SAP_772 encodes:
- a CDS encoding ATP-dependent Clp protease ATP-binding subunit: MSYPFRLTNKAIRILDLHSVEEAKRLNHDMLTPEHVLLGIFHETDSIVVNVLNKLKIDIEKIKFDIESSMTKSTSNTKLFGKIPPSPRIQHLISRAAEEAKSLGDNCISTEHLLLGILKEENGIAYNVLISYNLDLKTLRQEMMRIRGKSGSSSSISEAASSIQEDNTARTPTLDKFARDLTKMAREKALDKVIGRENEVMRVVQILSRRKKNNPILLGEPGVGKTAIVEGLAEKIVSTDVPDILLKKRVLSLDLSSVVAGTKYRGEFEERIKNIVMEIKKVGNIIIFIDELHTLIGAGGAEGALDAANMLKPALSRGEIQCIGATTINEYKKYIEKDGALVRRFQPINVEEPSIEDTIEILNGIKSKYEEHHKVKYTDGAIYASAVLSKRYIFERHLPDKAIDLIDEAGSRARLMNMVRPQELKDLENKIKELNQEKETVVKNQIFEEAVKLRDAIKSLQEELDKKEAEWRSERDKTETIINEDDIRHVISEITNIPVKRLLDSESKRLIGMEDELHSKIVGQKEAISSISKAIRRARAGLKSTKKPLGSFIFLGPTGVGKTALAKVLSEFMFGDSDALIRIDMSEFMEKFAVSRLIGAPPGYVGYEEGGGLTEKVRRKPYSLILFDEIEKAHPDITNILLQVLEEGQLTDNFGRKVDFSNTIIIITSNLGARDIVKGTSLGFNAIGSEKDINDMKNFAMEELKQNFNPEFLNRIDDIIVFHTLTKEDLKDIIEIMLRELNEAIKDRNIFISLTDEAKNYIIDKGFDKKYGARSLRRAIQKEVEDYISTEILFGHIEEGDNVNVDSNGESLLFNVEKLKTYSENEIEELSKS, encoded by the coding sequence ATGTCTTATCCATTTCGTCTTACTAATAAAGCTATAAGAATATTAGACTTGCACTCTGTGGAAGAAGCTAAGAGATTAAATCATGATATGCTTACCCCAGAACATGTTTTATTAGGAATATTCCATGAAACAGATTCAATAGTTGTTAATGTTTTAAATAAATTAAAAATAGATATAGAGAAGATTAAATTTGATATAGAATCTTCTATGACAAAATCTACAAGCAATACTAAATTATTTGGTAAAATACCTCCATCACCACGTATTCAGCATTTAATAAGCAGAGCGGCAGAAGAGGCTAAATCATTAGGAGATAATTGCATAAGCACAGAACATTTGCTTCTTGGTATCTTAAAAGAAGAAAATGGTATCGCTTATAATGTTCTTATTAGTTATAATTTGGATTTAAAAACATTAAGACAAGAGATGATGAGAATTAGAGGAAAGTCAGGCTCTTCATCAAGTATTTCTGAAGCTGCTTCTAGTATTCAAGAAGATAATACAGCAAGAACACCTACTTTAGATAAATTTGCTCGTGATTTAACTAAAATGGCTAGAGAGAAAGCATTAGATAAAGTTATTGGCAGAGAAAATGAGGTAATGAGAGTTGTACAAATACTTTCAAGAAGAAAGAAAAATAATCCTATATTATTAGGAGAGCCGGGTGTTGGTAAGACTGCTATAGTTGAGGGGTTGGCTGAAAAGATTGTTTCTACTGATGTGCCTGATATATTATTAAAAAAGAGAGTTTTGAGTTTAGATTTATCTTCTGTTGTTGCGGGCACTAAATATAGAGGTGAGTTTGAAGAGAGAATAAAAAACATAGTAATGGAGATAAAAAAAGTTGGCAATATTATAATATTTATAGATGAGCTTCACACTTTAATTGGGGCTGGCGGAGCAGAGGGTGCTTTAGATGCTGCTAATATGCTTAAGCCTGCACTTTCTCGCGGAGAGATTCAATGTATTGGGGCAACTACAATCAATGAATATAAAAAATATATAGAAAAAGACGGTGCTTTGGTGAGAAGATTTCAGCCTATAAATGTTGAAGAGCCTTCTATTGAGGACACTATAGAAATATTAAACGGAATAAAATCTAAATATGAAGAGCATCATAAAGTAAAATATACTGATGGGGCTATTTATGCTTCTGCTGTATTAAGTAAAAGATATATATTTGAAAGACATTTGCCGGATAAGGCTATAGATTTAATTGATGAGGCAGGTTCAAGGGCAAGACTTATGAATATGGTAAGACCTCAGGAATTAAAAGATTTAGAAAACAAAATAAAAGAGCTTAATCAAGAAAAAGAGACTGTTGTAAAAAATCAGATTTTTGAAGAGGCTGTTAAATTAAGAGATGCTATAAAATCTTTACAAGAGGAATTGGATAAAAAAGAAGCTGAGTGGAGAAGTGAGAGAGATAAAACAGAGACAATTATTAATGAAGATGATATAAGACATGTGATATCAGAGATTACAAATATACCGGTAAAAAGATTATTAGATTCTGAGAGTAAAAGACTTATTGGCATGGAAGATGAGCTTCACAGTAAGATAGTAGGTCAAAAAGAGGCTATATCATCTATATCAAAAGCTATAAGAAGAGCAAGAGCGGGTTTAAAAAGCACTAAAAAACCTCTTGGAAGTTTTATATTTTTAGGACCTACTGGTGTTGGTAAAACTGCTTTAGCTAAAGTGCTTTCAGAGTTTATGTTTGGCGACAGTGATGCTCTTATAAGAATAGATATGAGTGAGTTTATGGAGAAGTTTGCAGTAAGCAGACTTATTGGAGCTCCTCCGGGATATGTCGGTTATGAAGAGGGAGGCGGGCTTACAGAAAAGGTGAGAAGAAAACCTTATTCTTTAATACTTTTTGATGAAATAGAAAAGGCTCATCCAGATATCACAAATATACTTTTACAGGTGCTTGAAGAAGGTCAGCTTACAGATAATTTTGGAAGAAAGGTTGATTTCTCTAATACTATAATTATTATAACAAGCAACTTGGGAGCAAGAGATATTGTTAAAGGAACTTCTTTAGGGTTTAATGCTATTGGAAGTGAAAAAGATATTAACGATATGAAGAACTTTGCTATGGAAGAATTGAAACAGAATTTCAATCCTGAGTTCTTAAATAGAATAGATGATATTATAGTATTCCATACTCTTACAAAAGAAGATTTGAAAGATATCATAGAAATTATGCTTAGAGAGTTGAATGAAGCTATAAAAGATAGAAATATTTTTATAAGTTTAACTGATGAGGCAAAAAATTATATAATAGATAAAGGCTTTGATAAGAAATATGGTGCGAGAAGTTTAAGACGTGCTATACAAAAAGAGGTTGAAGATTATATTAGTACAGAGATACTTTTTGGTCATATTGAAGAGGGCGATAATGTTAATGTTGATTCTAATGGAGAGTCGCTGCTATTTAATGTTGAAAAGCTTAAGACCTATAGTGAAAATGAGATAGAAGAGTTATCTAAAAGTTAA
- the clpX gene encoding ATP-dependent Clp protease ATP-binding subunit ClpX: MKKNNNKEYKNREEAFRDYFESVSKIVYTLNLISDRNDMTRRLSNNINRVLGYDDDTIINDEKTVNNNNDEISILVDSIKKDLKKIHTFKQYNFNIERFINEFGLNDDERFILYCLITYTIYGDSMSAISVRRILELITMDADIYINKYHYFDSKSRLMSSGILVLSHEPYSSIGLLEVSNTLITFINSKIVFAFLEKESYDLILDITNKENYIDTKSKKKIIKEPRILTPKEIVSELNKTVIGQDDAKKALSVHAYLHCLRINGNKDIPFRSNILMIGPTGVGKTYLVKTLADILGLPFARADVTTLTETGYVGDDVEVVLYNLYKKANGDLEKAQNGIVFLDEVDKIAKADAHQSTTGNPSDKAVQEALLSMMNGEDIRVPEFGDRRMMHSSDGIVMNTKNILFIFGGAFVGLEDIIKMRLKGESSLGFGSNAVINKLQKNRILSQVDVKDVEKYGMIPEFIGRIPIIVTLNELTKDNLKDILLKTKESPIIKYVDFFKSIGKKLILTDDAINYIVDKASTMNMGARSLKSIVETAMVNILFNLDGIKGNALTLTKKDIEKAFEEREVVISSDKDFVKKTNISIKEDKTYMA; encoded by the coding sequence ATGAAAAAAAATAATAATAAAGAATACAAAAATAGAGAAGAGGCTTTTAGAGATTATTTTGAAAGCGTGAGTAAAATTGTATACACATTAAACTTAATATCTGATAGAAACGACATGACAAGAAGACTTTCTAATAATATAAACAGAGTATTAGGTTATGATGATGATACAATTATTAATGATGAAAAAACTGTAAATAACAATAATGATGAGATATCTATATTAGTAGACTCTATAAAAAAAGATTTAAAAAAGATACATACATTTAAACAATATAATTTTAATATAGAAAGGTTTATAAATGAGTTTGGTTTAAATGATGATGAGAGATTTATTTTATATTGTTTAATTACTTATACAATTTATGGGGATTCTATGTCTGCCATATCTGTAAGAAGAATATTAGAACTCATAACAATGGATGCAGATATTTATATTAATAAGTATCATTATTTTGACAGTAAAAGTAGATTAATGTCAAGCGGCATATTAGTTTTATCTCATGAACCTTATTCTAGTATTGGTCTTTTAGAGGTATCTAATACTTTAATTACATTTATTAATTCAAAGATAGTTTTTGCTTTTTTAGAGAAAGAAAGCTATGATTTAATATTAGATATTACAAACAAAGAAAACTATATAGATACTAAATCTAAAAAGAAGATTATAAAAGAGCCAAGAATATTAACACCAAAAGAGATAGTATCCGAGCTTAATAAAACAGTAATAGGTCAGGATGATGCTAAGAAGGCATTATCAGTACATGCTTATTTGCATTGTTTGAGAATTAATGGAAATAAAGATATACCATTTAGGTCAAACATTCTTATGATAGGACCTACTGGTGTTGGTAAAACATATTTAGTAAAAACATTAGCGGATATTTTAGGTTTACCATTTGCACGTGCAGATGTAACCACACTTACAGAGACAGGTTATGTGGGTGATGATGTTGAGGTTGTTTTGTATAATCTCTATAAAAAGGCTAATGGCGATTTAGAGAAAGCACAAAATGGTATAGTATTTTTAGATGAGGTAGACAAGATAGCAAAAGCAGATGCTCATCAATCTACTACAGGTAATCCTTCAGACAAGGCTGTTCAAGAGGCTTTGCTTTCTATGATGAATGGCGAGGATATTAGAGTGCCTGAATTTGGCGACAGAAGAATGATGCATTCAAGCGATGGTATTGTAATGAACACTAAAAATATTTTATTTATTTTTGGCGGTGCTTTTGTTGGGCTTGAAGATATTATAAAGATGCGTCTTAAAGGTGAGAGCAGTTTAGGTTTTGGTTCTAATGCGGTTATAAATAAACTTCAGAAAAATAGAATACTTAGTCAGGTGGATGTAAAAGATGTAGAGAAATATGGTATGATACCAGAGTTTATAGGAAGAATACCGATAATTGTAACTTTAAATGAACTTACTAAAGATAATTTAAAAGATATATTGCTAAAAACTAAAGAATCTCCTATAATAAAATATGTAGATTTCTTTAAGAGCATAGGAAAGAAGCTAATATTAACAGATGATGCTATAAATTATATAGTGGATAAAGCTTCTACTATGAATATGGGTGCGAGATCATTAAAAAGTATAGTTGAAACTGCAATGGTTAATATACTTTTTAATTTAGATGGTATAAAAGGAAATGCTTTAACTCTAACTAAAAAAGATATAGAGAAAGCATTTGAAGAGAGAGAGGTAGTAATCTCAAGCGATAAAGATTTTGTTAAAAAAACTAATATTAGTATAAAAGAAGATAAAACTTATATGGCTTGA
- the rimO gene encoding 30S ribosomal protein S12 methylthiotransferase RimO, which yields MQNIYLHSLGCEKNTVDGEHILAILNKNGYKIVDKAEDADVIVINTCAFIEDSKKESIDAIFDHSLYKKYGKCKRLIVSGCMSERYKENFMEMFKEVDSAIGIHDLEKILTAVEKDGFHDAEENTTYKEYVDRINTSTNYSVYIRISDGCHANCSFCAIPSIRGKHRSRKIEDIVAEAREYAKNGAKEINLIAHETTYYGYDIYNKLALPDLLKELSSIDGIEWIRVLYQNPVILNKSIIDAMFKTEKVVPYFDIPLQHIDKDILKDMNRGNRGYSFYKDMINYIRSFDENAVIRTSLIVGFPGESAESFKKLARFVKKMKLDRVGVFTYSEEENTNALLINKKKISKNKMLMLRDKLMRIALEVSEERLSRFIGSTIDVLIEKKEEDKFIGRSKYDAPEVDGFVEVYFDKKNVDNINIGDIVKVKIVHNTEYDLIGNLE from the coding sequence TTGCAAAACATATATTTACACAGTTTAGGATGCGAGAAGAATACAGTTGATGGCGAGCATATACTTGCTATATTAAATAAAAATGGATACAAGATAGTTGATAAAGCAGAAGATGCAGATGTTATAGTTATTAACACTTGTGCTTTTATAGAGGATTCTAAAAAAGAGTCAATAGATGCTATATTCGACCATTCACTTTATAAGAAATATGGAAAATGTAAGAGACTTATAGTATCCGGATGCATGAGTGAGAGATATAAAGAAAATTTTATGGAGATGTTTAAGGAAGTTGATTCGGCTATTGGTATACATGATTTAGAGAAGATTTTAACTGCTGTAGAGAAAGACGGTTTTCATGATGCTGAAGAAAATACTACCTATAAAGAGTATGTTGATAGAATAAACACTTCTACGAATTATAGTGTATATATAAGAATAAGCGACGGCTGTCATGCTAATTGCAGTTTTTGTGCTATACCTTCAATAAGGGGTAAACATAGAAGCAGAAAAATAGAAGATATAGTTGCAGAAGCTAGAGAATATGCAAAAAATGGTGCTAAAGAGATTAATTTAATAGCCCATGAAACTACATATTACGGTTATGATATATATAACAAGTTAGCATTGCCGGATTTATTAAAAGAGCTTTCTTCTATAGACGGTATAGAATGGATTAGAGTTCTTTATCAAAACCCTGTTATTTTAAATAAAAGTATAATAGATGCTATGTTTAAAACAGAAAAAGTTGTTCCTTATTTTGATATACCTTTGCAGCATATAGATAAAGATATATTAAAAGACATGAACAGAGGAAATAGGGGATATTCTTTTTATAAGGACATGATAAATTACATTAGAAGTTTTGATGAAAATGCGGTTATAAGAACTTCTTTAATTGTAGGTTTTCCGGGTGAGAGTGCAGAGAGTTTTAAAAAATTAGCAAGATTCGTAAAAAAGATGAAGCTTGATAGGGTTGGAGTTTTTACATATTCTGAAGAAGAAAATACTAATGCATTGCTTATTAATAAAAAGAAAATTAGTAAAAATAAAATGCTAATGCTTAGAGATAAACTTATGAGAATTGCTCTTGAAGTATCTGAAGAGAGACTTTCTAGGTTTATAGGAAGCACTATTGATGTGCTTATAGAAAAGAAAGAGGAAGATAAGTTTATAGGCAGAAGCAAATATGATGCTCCTGAAGTTGATGGATTTGTTGAGGTTTATTTTGATAAAAAGAATGTTGATAATATTAATATTGGCGATATAGTAAAGGTGAAAATAGTACATAATACGGAGTATGATTTAATTGGTAATTTGGAATAA
- a CDS encoding outer membrane lipoprotein carrier protein LolA has translation MKKIFILLFLFSIPLFSQIMTPERVVSMMSNRFAAMNSFSSSFTERNGSKIKTGTLISKNPNIFKLEYSGGTNSDSIYCDGKTLWMIFPRKKVVSEQTLHYGDSGAIYTKAGISRLISKYNIDFYSDRALRPVSSFDGSALNISGYNSSQYTSDDNRLAYHMLLTPKQASVDRTGFPTIHLWIAEDGMIVRILGISTTNVPVEYLFKSIRYNVQYDNKTFVPVIPEEMQVLKDGLISGN, from the coding sequence ATGAAAAAGATATTTATATTATTGTTTTTATTTTCAATTCCATTGTTTTCGCAGATAATGACACCTGAAAGAGTTGTTAGTATGATGTCAAATAGATTCGCTGCAATGAATAGTTTCTCATCTAGCTTTACAGAAAGAAATGGAAGTAAAATAAAAACAGGCACTCTTATAAGTAAAAATCCAAATATATTTAAACTAGAATATTCTGGTGGCACTAACAGCGATTCTATATATTGTGATGGTAAAACATTATGGATGATATTTCCAAGAAAAAAAGTTGTAAGTGAGCAAACATTGCATTATGGAGATTCTGGTGCTATTTATACAAAAGCAGGCATATCTAGACTTATATCTAAATACAATATAGATTTTTATTCTGACAGAGCATTAAGACCTGTAAGCAGTTTTGACGGCAGTGCTTTAAATATATCTGGCTATAATAGTTCTCAATATACTAGTGACGATAATAGATTAGCTTATCATATGCTTCTTACTCCTAAACAGGCTAGTGTTGACAGAACAGGTTTTCCTACAATACATTTATGGATTGCTGAAGATGGTATGATTGTTAGAATACTTGGAATATCTACTACTAATGTTCCCGTAGAATATTTATTTAAGTCTATTAGATATAATGTTCAATATGATAATAAGACATTTGTACCTGTTATACCAGAAGAGATGCAGGTTTTAAAAGATGGTTTAATATCAGGCAATTAA
- a CDS encoding PepSY-like domain-containing protein produces MKKVFILLVVFSSLLMADEWKIDPAELPQSAIDFINKFFPNNRIILAERDRKKYEIVLENGVELEFFINGEFKEVEGNYVAVPPEILPKTVANTVAMTFPNAIITKIEKKWNLYEVKLNNSMELYIDVNGQLLGQKFDD; encoded by the coding sequence ATGAAAAAAGTATTTATATTATTAGTTGTATTCAGCTCGCTCCTAATGGCAGATGAGTGGAAAATTGACCCCGCTGAGCTTCCTCAAAGTGCCATAGATTTTATAAACAAATTCTTTCCAAATAATAGAATAATATTAGCTGAAAGAGATAGAAAAAAATATGAAATTGTGCTTGAAAATGGAGTGGAATTAGAGTTTTTTATCAATGGAGAATTTAAAGAAGTAGAAGGTAATTATGTAGCAGTACCCCCAGAAATATTGCCAAAAACCGTAGCAAATACTGTAGCAATGACTTTTCCAAATGCAATTATAACAAAAATAGAAAAAAAATGGAATTTATATGAAGTAAAACTCAATAACTCTATGGAACTTTATATAGATGTCAATGGGCAGCTTCTAGGACAAAAATTTGATGATTAA
- a CDS encoding helix-turn-helix domain-containing protein, with amino-acid sequence METIGQILKNAREKKGLTIEELASSTYIIPKFIKALEDEQFDLLPGEIYVKGFIKNISDKLSLDSDAMIERYNLQKNENKFEEDLSKSRKFKIVPKKKESKSEAKKEEIKETNNENPKEENKENKENKKEDINKTSSTVSVNSKTYTPSSAEAELLYITKRDLNKIRNKKSISFVPIIVILAILVVLAVIFFNINNIKSMFSSNNNDNRREVEIARNIVDNNARQNVKPGDIIYFKPLGISATIKFNSVGNVIRMNINGQDLSFSKSNPIILDLNGNGINDFKISIIEVYDNLATVEMEKLEENQMINSAYNEENTNYLNNVTNNVAVSSDAKLPVIDGETYIEQDTEKSNIRIEITAKHFVYLRYFIDSGGPATTNLLSGKTLYLEARDVMMLTIGNAGEVVVKVNGKIVDVGAAGETVNKTIKWTKNLNDSTKYNLIMTDTK; translated from the coding sequence ATGGAAACCATAGGACAAATATTAAAAAATGCTAGAGAAAAAAAAGGGCTTACCATAGAAGAGTTGGCATCAAGTACATATATTATACCTAAATTTATAAAAGCCTTAGAAGATGAACAGTTTGATTTGTTGCCTGGTGAGATATATGTTAAAGGTTTTATTAAAAATATAAGTGATAAGCTTTCATTAGATTCTGATGCTATGATAGAGCGTTATAATTTGCAAAAAAATGAAAATAAATTTGAAGAAGATTTATCAAAGTCTAGAAAGTTTAAAATAGTTCCTAAAAAGAAAGAATCAAAATCAGAAGCTAAAAAAGAAGAGATAAAAGAAACTAATAACGAAAATCCTAAAGAAGAAAATAAAGAAAATAAAGAGAACAAAAAGGAAGATATTAATAAAACTAGCAGCACTGTTTCAGTAAATAGTAAAACATATACTCCAAGCAGTGCTGAAGCAGAATTATTATATATTACAAAGCGGGATTTAAATAAAATTAGAAATAAAAAATCTATTTCTTTTGTGCCTATTATAGTAATATTGGCTATATTAGTTGTTTTAGCTGTTATATTTTTTAATATAAACAATATAAAATCTATGTTTTCCTCAAATAATAATGACAATAGAAGAGAAGTTGAAATAGCAAGAAATATAGTTGATAATAATGCTAGGCAAAATGTAAAACCGGGTGATATTATATATTTCAAACCTCTTGGAATATCTGCTACTATTAAATTTAATAGTGTGGGCAATGTTATTAGAATGAATATCAATGGACAGGATTTATCTTTTTCTAAGAGCAATCCTATAATATTAGATTTGAATGGAAATGGAATTAATGATTTTAAGATAAGCATAATAGAGGTTTATGATAATTTAGCTACTGTGGAGATGGAAAAACTTGAAGAAAATCAGATGATTAATTCTGCTTATAATGAAGAGAATACTAATTATTTAAATAATGTTACTAATAATGTTGCTGTATCATCAGATGCAAAATTACCTGTAATAGATGGAGAAACTTATATAGAACAAGACACTGAGAAATCAAATATTAGAATAGAGATAACAGCTAAACATTTTGTTTATTTAAGATATTTTATTGACTCTGGCGGACCTGCTACTACAAATCTTTTAAGCGGAAAGACATTATATTTAGAGGCAAGGGACGTGATGATGCTTACTATAGGTAATGCAGGAGAGGTTGTAGTTAAGGTTAATGGAAAGATAGTTGATGTGGGGGCTGCAGGAGAGACAGTTAATAAAACTATTAAATGGACTAAGAACTTAAATGATTCTACTAAATACAATTTGATTATGACTGATACTAAATAA
- a CDS encoding PepSY-like domain-containing protein, whose translation MFKKFVLVSNLFLIVIFPFKLLAYDSISLDNLPETSKIFIEDNFHNTNIRTINKINNRFHVLLEDDFLLIFDDVGNWYEVDGKDKAIPTNFIPENVMYTVNKTNPNTNILKIVKKWNTYIITLDTHINIFIDSSGMLVGQKIPD comes from the coding sequence ATGTTTAAGAAATTTGTATTAGTTAGCAATCTATTTCTTATAGTAATTTTTCCTTTTAAATTATTAGCGTATGACTCTATATCATTAGATAATCTTCCAGAAACTTCAAAAATTTTTATAGAAGATAATTTTCATAACACTAATATAAGAACCATAAATAAAATAAATAATCGTTTTCATGTATTATTAGAAGATGATTTTTTACTAATATTTGATGATGTAGGAAATTGGTATGAAGTAGATGGAAAAGATAAAGCTATACCTACTAATTTTATACCAGAAAATGTAATGTATACTGTTAATAAAACCAACCCAAATACAAATATACTAAAAATAGTAAAGAAATGGAATACTTATATTATAACCTTAGATACTCATATTAATATATTTATAGATTCTTCAGGAATGCTTGTAGGACAAAAAATTCCAGATTAA
- a CDS encoding RNA polymerase sigma factor, whose amino-acid sequence MMTKEKELLKDYELIEAHKNGDNEALDILLTRYKNYIFNISYRFMHNYEDAMDLTQDVLIRVYKAIGRYEERNYFKGWLYRIISNTAINMYSKAYRRESPYLEKLEVVDDKRYNTEKEYERVYLQEKIYTASSKLKGKQRDVFILRYYENYSYKEIADILNISSDSAKSNYSYALKKMKTLLEKERTLL is encoded by the coding sequence ATGATGACAAAAGAAAAAGAATTATTAAAAGATTATGAATTAATAGAAGCCCACAAGAATGGGGATAATGAAGCTTTAGATATTTTACTTACTAGGTATAAAAATTATATCTTTAATATATCTTATCGCTTTATGCATAATTATGAAGACGCTATGGATTTAACTCAAGATGTTTTAATACGCGTTTATAAAGCTATAGGAAGATATGAGGAGAGAAATTATTTTAAAGGCTGGTTATACAGAATAATTAGCAATACTGCTATTAATATGTATTCTAAAGCTTATAGGCGTGAGTCTCCTTATCTTGAAAAATTAGAGGTTGTGGACGATAAAAGATATAATACAGAAAAAGAATATGAGAGAGTATATTTGCAAGAAAAAATATATACAGCTTCTAGCAAATTGAAAGGAAAACAAAGAGATGTATTCATCTTGAGATATTATGAAAATTATTCTTATAAAGAGATAGCAGATATTTTGAATATATCTAGTGATTCTGCTAAGAGTAATTATTCTTATGCTCTCAAAAAAATGAAAACTTTGTTAGAAAAAGAAAGGACTCTTTTATGA